The Prosthecobacter dejongeii genome contains a region encoding:
- a CDS encoding DUF899 domain-containing protein produces the protein MTTHRIGTQEEWLKERLELLKAEKELTRQSDELARQRQQLPWVPVTQDYRFMTEAGEAKLADLFQGRSQLLVYHFMFGPDYTAGCPSCSSIADGFNGIAVHLANHDVLLTAVSLAPLEKLVAFKKRMGWSFPWASSLGCDFNFDFCASYTEEQQRNGLEYNFTREPQQEWRDGKPGGGEVAEFEFATMCGVNTPTYLRQRPGMSAFIQEGGTVYHTYSTYSRGVDSLWGMYPWLDRAPLGRNEEGGVWWRHHDQYETASNQTAPCCQPAERA, from the coding sequence ATGACTACACACCGAATCGGAACCCAAGAAGAATGGCTCAAAGAACGTCTGGAACTGCTGAAAGCCGAAAAGGAACTGACGCGGCAAAGTGACGAGCTGGCGCGGCAACGCCAGCAATTGCCCTGGGTGCCTGTGACCCAAGATTACCGCTTCATGACCGAGGCGGGTGAAGCCAAATTGGCAGACCTGTTCCAGGGCCGTTCGCAACTTTTGGTTTACCATTTCATGTTTGGTCCGGACTACACGGCGGGCTGTCCTTCCTGCTCATCGATTGCCGATGGGTTCAATGGCATTGCCGTCCATCTGGCGAATCATGATGTGCTGCTGACGGCGGTTTCCCTGGCCCCGCTGGAGAAACTGGTGGCCTTCAAAAAGCGAATGGGCTGGAGCTTTCCGTGGGCGTCCTCGTTGGGGTGCGATTTCAATTTCGACTTCTGCGCCTCATACACCGAGGAGCAGCAACGGAACGGCCTGGAGTACAACTTCACCCGTGAGCCGCAGCAGGAATGGCGCGATGGCAAGCCGGGCGGAGGTGAGGTGGCGGAGTTTGAATTTGCCACCATGTGCGGTGTCAATACCCCCACCTATCTTCGGCAGAGACCGGGGATGAGCGCCTTCATTCAGGAGGGCGGGACGGTCTATCACACTTATTCCACATACTCGCGCGGTGTGGATAGCCTGTGGGGCATGTATCCTTGGCTGGACCGGGCTCCGCTGGGGCGCAATGAGGAAGGAGGGGTCTGGTGGCGTCACCACGATCAATACGAGACGGCAAGCAACCAAACAGCGCCCTGCTGCCAACCCGCCGAACGCGCATGA
- a CDS encoding helix-turn-helix domain-containing protein, with product MDSLITAAASALAAGDPLRALNCVALREDAPALALRGIAMAQLGDLPQAQHLLKRAARAFGPKQPLAHARCVVAQAEIAFVSRELSWPVKELATVQATLKQNGDALNAVHACHLQARRSLLLGQLDEAERLLGTVDPAPLPPIRRAAHEMILAGIAMQRLRTGPARAALTRAQEAAHLTRIPALKAEVAAAAQRLETPVARHITGDHERLILLADLEALLASGTLVVDACRRVVRRGKMVIPLASRPVLFALARALAEAWPNDVCRTDLLRAAFQAKRVDESHRARLRVEIGRLRQLLHPLADVQATPQGFALRPRNDVAVNVLAWPVEEEHGAVLAFLADGEAWSSSALALALGISQRTVQRSLDVLAEEGKVQWFGRARARRWTSSSVPGFTTIMLLPTLLPGG from the coding sequence ATGGACTCGCTCATCACTGCAGCTGCCTCTGCCCTCGCTGCGGGAGATCCCCTGCGTGCGCTGAATTGCGTGGCGCTGCGCGAGGACGCACCTGCCCTGGCGCTGAGAGGCATCGCCATGGCACAACTGGGCGATCTACCCCAGGCCCAGCATCTTTTAAAGCGGGCCGCGCGAGCCTTTGGTCCCAAACAACCCCTCGCCCACGCCCGCTGTGTGGTCGCCCAGGCGGAGATCGCCTTTGTTTCCCGCGAGCTGAGTTGGCCTGTGAAAGAGCTCGCCACAGTCCAGGCCACGCTGAAACAAAACGGCGATGCCCTCAATGCCGTGCACGCTTGCCATCTCCAAGCTAGGCGTTCGCTTTTGCTCGGTCAGCTCGACGAGGCAGAACGTCTGCTCGGCACCGTTGATCCCGCGCCTTTGCCGCCGATCCGACGGGCCGCGCATGAGATGATTCTCGCCGGCATTGCCATGCAACGTTTGCGCACGGGGCCTGCACGGGCAGCTTTGACCCGCGCCCAAGAGGCTGCGCATTTGACCCGCATTCCCGCTTTGAAAGCCGAAGTGGCCGCCGCTGCCCAACGGCTAGAAACACCCGTGGCACGGCACATCACAGGCGACCATGAACGCCTCATCCTGCTGGCCGATCTGGAGGCCTTGCTGGCCTCAGGAACCTTGGTGGTGGATGCCTGCCGCCGGGTGGTTAGGCGAGGCAAGATGGTGATACCCCTGGCTTCACGCCCCGTGCTGTTTGCACTCGCCCGCGCTCTGGCCGAAGCTTGGCCTAACGATGTTTGCCGAACGGACCTGCTGCGCGCTGCCTTTCAGGCCAAGCGGGTGGATGAATCCCATCGCGCCCGGCTGCGGGTGGAGATCGGTCGCCTCCGCCAGTTGCTGCATCCGCTGGCGGATGTGCAGGCGACCCCGCAGGGCTTTGCGCTCCGGCCTCGCAACGATGTGGCCGTGAACGTTCTGGCCTGGCCAGTCGAGGAGGAGCACGGTGCGGTGCTGGCCTTTCTCGCCGATGGTGAGGCCTGGTCTAGCTCGGCTCTCGCCCTGGCTCTCGGCATCAGCCAGCGCACCGTGCAACGTTCTCTCGATGTCCTCGCAGAGGAGGGAAAAGTGCAGTGGTTTGGCCGTGCCCGGGCGCGACGATGGACCTCTTCCTCCGTGCCTGGATTCACGACGATAATGTTACTCCCCACCTTGCTGCCCGGCGGTTAG
- a CDS encoding Vgb family protein, with protein sequence MNPTTYPADIVGEFGPYPGNAQVNGVTYDGDVVWWASDKRLNAMDPASGEIVRFLEVPAHAGTAYDGKHLYQVSEGHIHKINPETGDILSTIPAPSADDNSGLAWAEGSLWIGQYEGRKIHQLDPQTGAILRTIASNRMVTGVTWADGDLWHGTWDDDSELRRIDPHSGEVLETLTLPPDIGVSGLESDGQDRFFCGGGGSGKVRVVRRPNKKK encoded by the coding sequence ATGAACCCCACCACCTACCCTGCAGACATCGTTGGCGAATTTGGCCCTTACCCAGGCAACGCCCAAGTGAACGGAGTCACCTATGACGGTGACGTTGTCTGGTGGGCTTCCGACAAGAGGCTCAATGCCATGGATCCCGCCAGTGGCGAGATCGTCCGTTTCCTGGAAGTCCCCGCCCATGCAGGCACGGCCTATGATGGCAAGCACCTCTACCAGGTCTCCGAAGGCCACATTCATAAGATCAACCCAGAGACCGGCGACATCCTCAGCACCATCCCGGCCCCCAGCGCCGACGACAACAGCGGCCTGGCCTGGGCCGAAGGCAGCCTGTGGATCGGGCAGTATGAAGGCCGCAAGATTCATCAGCTAGATCCCCAAACCGGCGCCATCCTCCGCACCATCGCCTCCAATCGCATGGTCACCGGCGTGACTTGGGCGGATGGCGATCTCTGGCACGGCACCTGGGACGACGACAGCGAACTCCGCCGCATCGACCCTCACTCCGGCGAAGTCCTCGAAACCCTCACCCTGCCCCCCGACATCGGCGTCTCCGGCCTCGAATCCGACGGCCAAGACCGCTTCTTCTGCGGCGGAGGCGGCAGCGGAAAGGTACGGGTTGTGCGCAGGCCTAACAAAAAGAAATAA
- a CDS encoding amidohydrolase family protein (catalyzes the formation of N-carbamoyl-L-aspartate from (S)-dihydroorotate in pyrimidine biosynthesis): protein MTLDLPRWFDLHTHFRQGPAMAAYVKAHLDMGCAGALAMPNTQPPVSRVSGEAQADGWSLESYSADLRAAGAEVFEQLIVPLYLTRQTTAAMIREGAASGLLRACKYYPPHGTTNAEHGLPMDDLIGGEVLQAMEEQGIILCIHGEQHGLSGPDYIDAQQNAETRFYTERMPRLLAAHPKLRIVCEHITTRTAAEFVAKAPDHVGATITPQHLLYTMGHLIQGLKYHLYCLPIVKFQDDRAALRQQVTVAGQSKFFAGTDSAPHTTKATACGCAAGCFTGGCAPQLYAMAFEEAGVDLSSADGLALFERFLSLNGPGFYGFPASMQRFQMEKGPSQTPLLETPVGPITPLPLGLGIELTWRILG from the coding sequence ATGACACTTGATCTTCCTCGCTGGTTCGACCTCCACACGCACTTTCGCCAAGGCCCTGCTATGGCGGCTTATGTGAAGGCGCACCTAGACATGGGCTGTGCGGGGGCCCTAGCGATGCCAAACACGCAGCCTCCGGTTTCCCGGGTGTCTGGTGAGGCGCAGGCCGATGGCTGGTCCCTGGAGAGTTATTCAGCAGACTTGCGCGCTGCAGGGGCAGAGGTTTTTGAGCAACTCATCGTCCCGCTTTATCTCACGCGCCAGACCACGGCGGCGATGATTCGCGAAGGGGCTGCCTCTGGCCTGTTGCGGGCCTGCAAATACTACCCACCGCATGGCACCACGAATGCCGAGCATGGCCTGCCTATGGATGACCTCATCGGCGGTGAGGTCCTTCAGGCCATGGAGGAGCAGGGCATCATCCTGTGCATCCACGGGGAGCAGCATGGACTGAGCGGGCCAGACTACATTGATGCGCAGCAGAATGCCGAGACGCGATTTTACACCGAGCGGATGCCGCGCCTTTTGGCCGCGCACCCGAAACTGCGCATCGTGTGTGAGCACATCACTACGCGCACGGCGGCTGAGTTTGTGGCGAAGGCCCCGGACCACGTGGGGGCTACGATCACGCCGCAGCACTTGCTTTACACGATGGGGCACCTGATCCAGGGCCTGAAATACCACCTGTATTGCCTGCCCATCGTCAAGTTCCAGGATGATCGTGCAGCGCTGCGGCAGCAGGTGACGGTGGCAGGCCAAAGCAAGTTTTTTGCCGGCACCGACAGCGCCCCTCACACAACCAAAGCGACGGCCTGTGGCTGTGCGGCTGGCTGCTTCACGGGCGGCTGTGCACCGCAGCTTTATGCCATGGCATTTGAAGAGGCGGGTGTGGATCTCAGCTCGGCGGATGGTCTGGCTTTGTTCGAGCGTTTCCTCAGCCTGAATGGTCCTGGTTTCTACGGTTTCCCTGCTTCCATGCAGCGTTTCCAGATGGAAAAAGGCCCGTCACAAACACCGTTGTTGGAAACCCCAGTAGGTCCCATCACCCCCTTACCTCTGGGTTTGGGCATTGAGCTCACCTGGCGGATTTTGGGCTGA